In one window of Chthoniobacterales bacterium DNA:
- a CDS encoding N-acetylmuramoyl-L-alanine amidase has translation MRAFLKRSLLVLAFAAVASPVGAADGAASWKIMRLGGRDYLPVSQIAAFYRMQAVPRGDRGVALSSAERSMSFEKGSREARIDGVKHWLSFPALYFAGQFYVSRMDMAKTIDPMMRPQKIPGLKPVHTVVLDPGHGAHDRGAVNRWNAEKNYNLDISRRIRAYLKQAGLRVVITRSRDEFIPLERRPAVANRLGDGTIFVSVHCNASGGRDSVATGFEVFSMAPRGAPNSNDSYLTRRSFSPERGHAHDRASNVLAASIQSAKLGRVPMFDRGVKRARFAVLRHASVPAALIECGFMSNRQDARKLHTVEWRERLAQSVAMGILEFCKLASGGGRPKTLAQYRAEEQEALAAAGWDYQPLAGIGNLVRSPVPGVSGWRALLDGPLSEEMPPFRLEYEPAGWVLLESWAAGSAEDARSAAATGGAGAEQAREWPDPPVGWPELRGWRILVPVRADGEIFVPFESPEGAPVAD, from the coding sequence ATGCGGGCGTTTCTCAAGCGGTCGCTCCTGGTCCTGGCTTTCGCTGCCGTGGCGTCGCCGGTCGGGGCTGCTGACGGTGCGGCGTCCTGGAAAATAATGCGCTTGGGCGGGCGCGATTATCTCCCTGTCTCGCAGATCGCCGCATTTTACCGGATGCAAGCTGTCCCGCGCGGCGACCGTGGTGTCGCGCTTTCCTCCGCGGAGCGCAGCATGAGTTTCGAAAAAGGTTCGCGCGAGGCCCGCATCGACGGCGTCAAGCATTGGCTGTCGTTTCCGGCCCTTTACTTCGCCGGACAGTTTTACGTCTCGCGCATGGACATGGCCAAGACGATCGATCCGATGATGCGTCCGCAAAAAATCCCGGGTCTCAAACCCGTGCACACGGTGGTGCTCGACCCGGGGCACGGTGCGCACGATCGCGGGGCCGTCAATCGCTGGAACGCGGAGAAGAATTACAATCTCGACATAAGCCGACGCATACGCGCCTACCTCAAGCAGGCCGGGTTGAGGGTTGTCATAACAAGGAGCCGCGATGAGTTCATCCCGCTGGAGCGCCGGCCGGCGGTGGCCAACCGTCTCGGCGACGGGACAATTTTTGTCAGTGTTCATTGCAACGCCTCGGGCGGGCGTGATTCCGTCGCCACCGGGTTCGAGGTTTTCTCCATGGCGCCGCGCGGCGCACCGAACAGCAACGACAGCTACCTGACGCGCCGCAGTTTTTCCCCCGAACGCGGGCATGCGCACGACCGGGCGAGCAATGTGCTCGCGGCTTCGATCCAGAGTGCGAAGCTCGGACGCGTGCCGATGTTCGACCGCGGAGTCAAACGGGCGCGTTTTGCCGTCCTGCGCCACGCCTCGGTGCCCGCGGCGCTCATCGAGTGCGGGTTCATGTCCAACCGGCAGGACGCGCGCAAGCTGCACACCGTGGAATGGCGCGAGCGCCTCGCTCAATCGGTCGCGATGGGCATCCTCGAATTTTGCAAGCTGGCGTCCGGGGGCGGGCGACCCAAGACGCTGGCGCAATATCGCGCCGAGGAGCAAGAGGCCTTGGCTGCCGCCGGATGGGATTACCAGCCGCTTGCCGGCATCGGCAACCTCGTGCGCTCGCCGGTGCCGGGGGTGTCCGGTTGGCGCGCACTGCTCGACGGTCCGCTGTCCGAGGAGATGCCGCCTTTCCGCTTGGAGTATGAGCCGGCCGGATGGGTGCTCCTGGAATCGTGGGCCGCGGGCTCGGCCGAAGATGCGCGTTCTGCCGCCGCGACCGGCGGCGCGGGCGCCGAACAGGCGAGGGAGTGGCCAGATCCTCCGGTCGGTTGGCCGGAGCTGCGCGGGTGGCGGATACTTGTTCCCGTCCGCGCTGACGGCGAGATTTTTGTGCCCTTCGAGTCCCCTGAGGGCGCCCCGGTGGCCGACTAA